In Hypomesus transpacificus isolate Combined female chromosome 4, fHypTra1, whole genome shotgun sequence, the following are encoded in one genomic region:
- the si:dkey-266f7.9 gene encoding 1-phosphatidylinositol phosphodiesterase isoform X2, producing MPPFHPRLTRWLTQSGSVLSLLLSLLSLPLCQQVSQAEDSYLLTSDPVLITEESDMTSPKRTSLQIGKMFVELIVLAGVISTTGSTIQRPDYDDTANPEFLNPSWMGGIPDSRSLSEVTLPGTHNTMALYGGALAECESWSLASQLRAGVRFLDIRVRNVRGNLTLHHGVSYQRAHFGHVLEDVAQFLSEYPSETVLMRLKEEFSETYDIYGPVVSYIHRYAHWDLLWHSRLVPTVGEARGKLIVLQDFAGPDLGMRYGSLNIADDWKVPTLLHVNEKWQSVEEHLDMAIVGNKAEIFLTYGSGAGVFAYPNAVAQRINARIYDYLTARMGQNLRFGIITTDFPGALLLQIIIDFN from the exons ATGCCCCCTTTTCACCCAAGGCTAACTCGCTGGCTCACTCAGTCaggctctgtcctctctctcctcctctccctcctctctctccccctttgtcAGCAGGTCAGTCAGGCTGAAGACTCCTATCTTTTGACATCAG ATCCTGTTCTCATTACCGAGGAATCAGACATGACAAGTCCCAAACGAACCTCCCTGCAAATTGGGAAGATGTTCGTGGAACTCATCGTCTTAGCTGG AGTCATTAGCACCACTGGCAGCACCATTCAGAGGCCCGACTACGACGACACGGCCAACCCAGAGTTCCTCAACCCTTCCTGGATGGGGGGCATCCCAGATAGCCGCTCGCTATCTGAGGTCACCCTCCCTGGGACCCACAACACCATGGCGCTGTATGGCGGGGCCCTGGCGGAGTGCGAGTCCTGGAGCCTGGCCTCCCAGCTCCGGGCCGGCGTCCGCTTCCTGGACATCCGCGTCCGCAACGTCCGGGGGAACCTGACCCTCCACCACGGCGTCTCCTACCAGCGGGCGCACTTCGGCCACGTGCTGGAGGACGTGGCCCAGTTCCTGTCCGAGTACCCCAGCGAGACGGTGCTCATGCGGCTGAAGGAGGAGTTCAGCGAGACCTACGATATCTACGGCCCGGTTGTGAGCTACATCCACCGCTACGCCCACTGGGACCTGCTGTGGCACAGCCGGCTCGTGCCCACGGTGGGTGAGGCCCGGGGGAAGCTCATCGTCCTGCAGGACTTTGCCGGACCAGACCTGGGAATGCGCTACGGGTCCCTGAACATCGCGGACGACTGGAAG GTGCCCACCCTCCTGCACGTGAACGAGAAGTGGCAGAGCGTTGAGGAACACCTGGACATGGCTATCGTGGGAAACAAGGCCGAGATCTTCCTCACCTACGGCAGCGGAGCCGGGGTCTTCGCTTACCCCAATGCCGTCGCCCAGCGTATCAACGCCCGTATCTACGACTACCTGACTGCACGCATGGGGCAGAATTTACGTTTTGGAATCATCACCACAGACTTCCCTGGTGCCCTCCTTCTTCAAATTATCATTGACTTCAACTGA
- the mrpl9 gene encoding 39S ribosomal protein L9, mitochondrial, whose product MWSTSRRALQGLVRDLSHSHVQCFSQTACKNTVVVERWWQVPLSKEGRPPRLHPRRHRVYKVVEDTKHAPKEKMELILTQTVAKLGGRGDTVIVKKSLGRNKLLAEGLAVYPSPENKEMFSEELRLLREGKVEDRIQTRTGQMTVEFLKNMELKITKQMSLDYVITSEIVRRQFLKQGIVVPPHALRLPDEPIKDLGDYWCEVTVNGINTVQIPMSVVPFQGSPRGLKLLLKQQKQQEEEPEAGVVVASEAGVAAAPKAGVAAVSEAGVAAAPEAAAKAVSEAFAGSVPEASASAPEAAGETVASVEAAPTAPEAAAPSLEAAAPSLEAAAPSPEAAVPYLEAAAPSLEAAASAPEAAAPSPEAAAPSLEAAAPSLEEAAPSLEAAASAPEAAVEAVASVEAAPTAPETAPTTPEAAAAPEAAAAPEAAASMEAAASMEAAAPEAAAAPEIMKDV is encoded by the exons ATGTGGAGTACCAGCCGACGTGCCCTTCAGGGTTTGGTGCGGGATTTATCACATTCCCATGTTCAATGTTTTTCACAAACGGCATGCAAG AATACAGTTGTGGTTGAACGTTGGTGGCAGGTGCCGCTGTCCAAAGAGGGTCGTCCGCCCAGGCTACACCCGCGGCGACATCGTGTTTACAAAGTAGTGGAGGACACCAAACATGCGCCTAAAGAGAAGATGGAGCTCATTCTTACACAGACTGTTGCAA AGCTCGGTGGTCGAGGAGACACGGTGATCGTCAAGAAATCTTTAGGGCGCAACAAGCTTTTGGCAGAAGGCTTGGCAGTGTACCCATCACCAGAAAACAAAGAGATGTTTTCTGAGGAATTGAGA CTTTTACGGGAGGGGAAAGTGGAGGATAGAATTCAAACACGCACTGGGCAAATG ACCGTGGAATTCCTGAAGAACATGGAGTTGAAAATCACAAAGCAAATGTCTCTTGATTATGTGATCACCTCAGAGATCGTCCGCAGGCAATTTCTTAAG CAAGGTATAGTCGTCCCTCCTCATGCTCTGAGACTTCCAGACGAGCCCATCAAAGACCTGGGAGATTACTGGTGCGAGGTCACG GTCAACGGGATAAACACTGTGCAAATTCCCATGTCTGTGGTGCCCTTTCAAGGCAGCCCCAGAGGGCTTAAACTTCTGTTAAAGCAACAGaaacagcaggaagaggaaccagAGGCAGGTGTGGTGGTTGCTTCGGAGGCAGGTGTTGCAGCTGCTCCAAAGGCAGGTGTGGCAGCGGTTTCAGAGGCAGGTGTTGCAGCTGCTCCAGAGGCGGCTGCAAAGGCGGTTTCAGAAGCCTTTGCAGGTTCAGTTCCAGAGGCATCAGCATCGGCACCAGAGGCAGCCGGAGAGACAGTAGCATCAGTAGAGGCAGCTCCTACTGCTCCAGaggcagcagcaccatctctagaggcagcagcaccatctctagaggcagcagcaccatctccagaGGCAGCAGTACCATATCTAGaggcagcagcaccatctctaGAGGCAGCAGCATCAGCTCCAGaggcagcagcaccatctccagaggcagcagcaccatctctagaggcagcagcaccatctctaGAGGAAGCAGCACCATCTCTAGAGGCAGCAGCATCAGCTCCAGAGGCAGCAGTAGAGGCAGTAGCATCAGTAGAGGCAGCTCCTACTGCTCCAGAGACAGCTCCTACTACTccagaggcagcagcagctccggaggcagcagcagctccgGAGGCAGCAGCATCAATGGAGGCAGCAGCATCAATGGAGGCAGCAGCTCCggaggcagcagcagctccggag
- the si:dkey-266f7.9 gene encoding 1-phosphatidylinositol phosphodiesterase isoform X1 — protein MPPFHPRLTRWLTQSGSVLSLLLSLLSLPLCQQVSQAEDSYLLTSEPISSLCSCHILHIDPVLITEESDMTSPKRTSLQIGKMFVELIVLAGVISTTGSTIQRPDYDDTANPEFLNPSWMGGIPDSRSLSEVTLPGTHNTMALYGGALAECESWSLASQLRAGVRFLDIRVRNVRGNLTLHHGVSYQRAHFGHVLEDVAQFLSEYPSETVLMRLKEEFSETYDIYGPVVSYIHRYAHWDLLWHSRLVPTVGEARGKLIVLQDFAGPDLGMRYGSLNIADDWKVPTLLHVNEKWQSVEEHLDMAIVGNKAEIFLTYGSGAGVFAYPNAVAQRINARIYDYLTARMGQNLRFGIITTDFPGALLLQIIIDFN, from the exons ATGCCCCCTTTTCACCCAAGGCTAACTCGCTGGCTCACTCAGTCaggctctgtcctctctctcctcctctccctcctctctctccccctttgtcAGCAGGTCAGTCAGGCTGAAGACTCCTATCTTTTGACATCAG AGCCCATCTCCAG TCTCTGTTCTTGTCACATTCTACATATAGATCCTGTTCTCATTACCGAGGAATCAGACATGACAAGTCCCAAACGAACCTCCCTGCAAATTGGGAAGATGTTCGTGGAACTCATCGTCTTAGCTGG AGTCATTAGCACCACTGGCAGCACCATTCAGAGGCCCGACTACGACGACACGGCCAACCCAGAGTTCCTCAACCCTTCCTGGATGGGGGGCATCCCAGATAGCCGCTCGCTATCTGAGGTCACCCTCCCTGGGACCCACAACACCATGGCGCTGTATGGCGGGGCCCTGGCGGAGTGCGAGTCCTGGAGCCTGGCCTCCCAGCTCCGGGCCGGCGTCCGCTTCCTGGACATCCGCGTCCGCAACGTCCGGGGGAACCTGACCCTCCACCACGGCGTCTCCTACCAGCGGGCGCACTTCGGCCACGTGCTGGAGGACGTGGCCCAGTTCCTGTCCGAGTACCCCAGCGAGACGGTGCTCATGCGGCTGAAGGAGGAGTTCAGCGAGACCTACGATATCTACGGCCCGGTTGTGAGCTACATCCACCGCTACGCCCACTGGGACCTGCTGTGGCACAGCCGGCTCGTGCCCACGGTGGGTGAGGCCCGGGGGAAGCTCATCGTCCTGCAGGACTTTGCCGGACCAGACCTGGGAATGCGCTACGGGTCCCTGAACATCGCGGACGACTGGAAG GTGCCCACCCTCCTGCACGTGAACGAGAAGTGGCAGAGCGTTGAGGAACACCTGGACATGGCTATCGTGGGAAACAAGGCCGAGATCTTCCTCACCTACGGCAGCGGAGCCGGGGTCTTCGCTTACCCCAATGCCGTCGCCCAGCGTATCAACGCCCGTATCTACGACTACCTGACTGCACGCATGGGGCAGAATTTACGTTTTGGAATCATCACCACAGACTTCCCTGGTGCCCTCCTTCTTCAAATTATCATTGACTTCAACTGA
- the si:dkey-266f7.9 gene encoding 1-phosphatidylinositol phosphodiesterase isoform X3 yields the protein MTSPKRTSLQIGKMFVELIVLAGVISTTGSTIQRPDYDDTANPEFLNPSWMGGIPDSRSLSEVTLPGTHNTMALYGGALAECESWSLASQLRAGVRFLDIRVRNVRGNLTLHHGVSYQRAHFGHVLEDVAQFLSEYPSETVLMRLKEEFSETYDIYGPVVSYIHRYAHWDLLWHSRLVPTVGEARGKLIVLQDFAGPDLGMRYGSLNIADDWKVPTLLHVNEKWQSVEEHLDMAIVGNKAEIFLTYGSGAGVFAYPNAVAQRINARIYDYLTARMGQNLRFGIITTDFPGALLLQIIIDFN from the exons ATGACAAGTCCCAAACGAACCTCCCTGCAAATTGGGAAGATGTTCGTGGAACTCATCGTCTTAGCTGG AGTCATTAGCACCACTGGCAGCACCATTCAGAGGCCCGACTACGACGACACGGCCAACCCAGAGTTCCTCAACCCTTCCTGGATGGGGGGCATCCCAGATAGCCGCTCGCTATCTGAGGTCACCCTCCCTGGGACCCACAACACCATGGCGCTGTATGGCGGGGCCCTGGCGGAGTGCGAGTCCTGGAGCCTGGCCTCCCAGCTCCGGGCCGGCGTCCGCTTCCTGGACATCCGCGTCCGCAACGTCCGGGGGAACCTGACCCTCCACCACGGCGTCTCCTACCAGCGGGCGCACTTCGGCCACGTGCTGGAGGACGTGGCCCAGTTCCTGTCCGAGTACCCCAGCGAGACGGTGCTCATGCGGCTGAAGGAGGAGTTCAGCGAGACCTACGATATCTACGGCCCGGTTGTGAGCTACATCCACCGCTACGCCCACTGGGACCTGCTGTGGCACAGCCGGCTCGTGCCCACGGTGGGTGAGGCCCGGGGGAAGCTCATCGTCCTGCAGGACTTTGCCGGACCAGACCTGGGAATGCGCTACGGGTCCCTGAACATCGCGGACGACTGGAAG GTGCCCACCCTCCTGCACGTGAACGAGAAGTGGCAGAGCGTTGAGGAACACCTGGACATGGCTATCGTGGGAAACAAGGCCGAGATCTTCCTCACCTACGGCAGCGGAGCCGGGGTCTTCGCTTACCCCAATGCCGTCGCCCAGCGTATCAACGCCCGTATCTACGACTACCTGACTGCACGCATGGGGCAGAATTTACGTTTTGGAATCATCACCACAGACTTCCCTGGTGCCCTCCTTCTTCAAATTATCATTGACTTCAACTGA
- the LOC124467133 gene encoding protein rapunzel-like, with translation MANAQQIKNTAVKVLVCVEKVSNFASSINPLFGIVTALVGVARKGLECEEVHALDKDFQQVHSKLESISKKNQQCLRQIRIDEVNETFGKYEEYIKYQYAAFSSMVALVKKDPENADRHMAYFEKVYERYKSDMSLDVYYRGVMGMGSLFGRPLLSVYLEHCGGDRQVMESRCSHLGHLFHMGLIALIGYTAVTEDDEDEVREKWAKRVEHIQEKMQEVLSRCSQESQDLNGTSGSGSGLAGR, from the coding sequence ATGGCGAACGCTCAGCAGATCAAAAATACGGCAGTGAAGGTGCTTGTCTGTGTGGAGAAGGTGTCTAACTTCGCCTCCTCCATCAACCCTCTCTTCGGCATCGTGACGGCTCTGGTCGGGGTGGCTCGCAAGGGCCTTGAGTGCGAAGAGGTCCATGCCCTGGACAAGGACTTCCAGCAGGTCCACAGCAAACTGGAGAGCATCTCCAAGAAGAACCAGCAGTGCCTGCGTCAGATCCGCATCGACGAGGTCAACGAGACCTTCGGGAAGTACGAGGAGTACATCAAGTACCAGTACGCGGCCTTCTCCAGCATGGTGGCGCTAGTGAAGAAGGATCCGGAGAACGCCGACCGCCACATGGCGTACTTCGAGAAGGTCTACGAGAGGTACAAGAGTGACATGAGTCTGGACGTGTACTATCGCGGCGTCATGGGAATGGGGTCCCTCTTCGGGAGGCCCCTGCTGAGCGTGTACCTGGAGCACTGCGGGGGCGACCGCCAGGTGATGGAGAGCAGGTGCTCTCACTTGGGCCACCTGTTCCACATGGGTCTGATCGCCCTCATAGGCTACACGGCCGTTACCGAGGACGACGAGGACGAGGTCAGGGAGAAGTGGGCGAAGCGTGTGGAACACATCCAGGAGAAGATGCAGGAGGTTCTGAGCCGATGCAGCCAGGAGAGTCAAGACTTGAATGGGACGTCGGGGTCAGGGTCGGGTCTGGCTGGGAGATGA